A portion of the Streptococcus sp. Marseille-Q6470 genome contains these proteins:
- a CDS encoding RDD family protein, with translation MTKILAINSISLKKRMIELLFDYLFILAYLALLFLGCMLFYIIFFNGIPEFTEIQSQCLVFFTSVLPIILLFTFFDYTKNGSFGKAKAGLQLVYKKKTVQASLLRNTIKFFPWQIGHMGTIHGFYSEFDSLSIILSFLATLLAVALLAMMVFRKDKRHLGDLLAHTQVQLKGD, from the coding sequence ATGACGAAGATTTTAGCAATTAATTCTATTTCGTTAAAAAAAAGAATGATTGAATTACTATTTGATTATCTTTTCATTCTAGCTTATTTAGCACTTCTGTTTTTAGGTTGTATGCTTTTTTACATTATTTTTTTTAATGGTATCCCAGAGTTTACAGAAATTCAGTCGCAGTGTCTTGTATTTTTTACCTCTGTTTTGCCAATCATTCTACTTTTTACATTCTTTGATTATACAAAAAATGGGAGTTTCGGGAAGGCGAAAGCAGGACTTCAATTGGTTTACAAGAAAAAAACAGTGCAAGCTAGCTTGCTTAGAAACACCATTAAATTTTTTCCTTGGCAAATAGGTCATATGGGCACGATACATGGTTTCTATAGTGAGTTTGATTCCTTATCTATTATTCTCTCGTTTCTAGCTACTCTCCTCGCAGTTGCCCTACTTGCAATGATGGTTTTCAGGAAAGACAAACGACATCTAGGTGACCTGCTAGCTCATACACAGGTACAGCTAAAAGGTGACTAA
- a CDS encoding diacylglycerol kinase family lipid kinase, with translation MKKIMVIINPTSGGEKALDYKVKLENKARDYFEDVEIKITEKAQDATNFAEEASRERYDAVLVFGGDGTVNEVISGIAEKDYIPKLAIIPGGTGNLITKLLEINQDIDGAIDELDFNSTNKIDIGKSNGNYFGYIFSIGSLPEAIHNVGIEDKTKFGMLAYAINTMKSVVTDQAFNIRVETENGNYIGPASHVLILLTNYFADKKIFDENKDGYANILILKDASILTKLSVIPDLLKGDVVVNENIEYIKARHIKISSDAALETDVDGDKSDDLPVEIKVLGQHIEVYSQPKE, from the coding sequence ATGAAAAAAATTATGGTAATCATCAATCCAACCTCTGGAGGCGAAAAAGCCTTGGATTATAAAGTCAAACTGGAGAATAAAGCTAGAGACTATTTTGAAGATGTGGAAATTAAAATTACGGAGAAAGCGCAAGACGCCACAAACTTTGCAGAAGAAGCTTCTCGTGAGCGATATGATGCTGTTCTTGTTTTTGGTGGAGATGGGACTGTCAATGAAGTAATCTCTGGTATCGCGGAAAAAGACTATATTCCTAAACTCGCGATTATTCCAGGAGGAACTGGAAATCTCATTACGAAACTATTAGAAATCAATCAAGATATTGATGGTGCCATTGACGAACTCGATTTTAATTCTACGAATAAGATTGATATCGGAAAATCAAATGGAAATTATTTTGGTTATATCTTTAGTATTGGTTCGCTACCAGAAGCCATCCATAACGTTGGGATAGAGGATAAAACGAAGTTTGGCATGCTTGCCTATGCGATTAATACCATGAAGTCAGTGGTTACAGATCAAGCATTTAACATTAGAGTTGAAACAGAAAATGGAAATTACATTGGCCCAGCCAGTCATGTCTTGATTCTCCTTACCAATTATTTCGCTGACAAAAAAATCTTTGATGAAAATAAGGATGGCTATGCCAACATTTTGATTCTAAAAGATGCCTCAATCCTGACTAAATTATCAGTTATCCCTGATTTATTAAAAGGTGATGTTGTCGTGAATGAGAATATCGAGTATATCAAAGCTCGGCATATAAAAATTTCTTCAGATGCTGCATTAGAAACGGATGTTGACGGCGACAAATCTGATGACCTTCCAGTAGAAATCAAGGTACTAGGGCAGCATATCGAAGTCTATTCTCAACCGAAAGAATAA
- a CDS encoding phosphohydrolase translates to MKMEIGKTYLVKKDVFGLKKDDLSTLVDKGYQAFFGEHNFVFVNDDKVKVFAVLQDSSEEDMQIFHHLDDYLEEVAHENF, encoded by the coding sequence ATGAAAATGGAAATCGGGAAAACCTATCTTGTAAAAAAAGATGTTTTTGGTTTAAAAAAAGATGATCTTTCGACATTAGTTGACAAGGGTTATCAGGCTTTTTTTGGTGAACATAATTTCGTATTTGTCAATGATGATAAAGTGAAGGTATTTGCAGTTTTACAAGATAGTTCAGAAGAAGATATGCAAATCTTCCATCATCTGGATGACTATCTTGAAGAAGTCGCTCATGAGAATTTCTAG